A region of Lagenorhynchus albirostris chromosome 20, mLagAlb1.1, whole genome shotgun sequence DNA encodes the following proteins:
- the LOC132510642 gene encoding keratin, type I cytoskeletal 12-like isoform X1 has protein sequence MSLSAHTSGMPQWLSSQSVTLGRARGISASSIGSSYGGSAFGFGGSYGGGFTAASMFASSSGFGGGSGSSFAGGLGAGYGGARGGGFGSLGFGFGGSPGGGSLGILSGNDGGLLSGSEKETMQNLNDRLASYLDKVRALEEANADLENKIREWYEIRGSGDPPNDYSKYQLLIEDLRNKIISESTANAQLLLQIDNARLAAEDFRMKYENELALCQNVEADINGLRKVLDEMTLARADLEMQIETLNEELAYRKKNHEEELQSFRAGGPGQVSVEMDAAPGVDLTSLLNDMRGQYEAVAQQNREDAEAWFIEKSAELRKEISSNTEELQSSKSVVTDLRRVLQTLEIELQSQLATKKSLDDSLAETEGDYYSQLSQVRQLIGNVEEQLLQVRGDAERQSADYQLLLNIKAHLELEIETYRRLLDGEAQSDCLDESSSVTASNSQAPSTDSSKDPTRARKIKTIVQEVVNGEVVSSQVQEIEEII, from the exons ATGTCACTCTCCGCGCACACCTCTGGGATGCCCCAGTGGCTGTCCTCCCAAAGTGTGACACTGGGCAGAGCCAGGGGCATTTCTGCCTCAAGCATTGGAAGCAGCTACGGGGGAAGTGCCTTTGGCTTTGGAGGCAGCTATGGGGGAGGCTTTACAGCTGCTTCCATGTTTGCTTCTAGTTCCGGCTTTGGTGGTGGCTCTGGAAGTTCCTTTGCAGGAGGACTGGGCGCTGGTTATGGAGGAGCCAGGGGAGGTGGCTTTGGGAGCCTGGGGTTTGGATTTGGGGGAAGCCCAGGAGGGGGCTCTCTAGGGATTCTCTCTGGCAACGATGGAGGCCTTCTTTCTGgatcagaaaaggaaactatgCAAAATCTTAATGACAGATTGGCTTCCTACCTGGATAAGGTTCGAGCTCTAGAAGAGGCTAACGCTGACCTTGAAAACAAAATTCGAGAATGGTACGAAATACGAGGATCTGGAGACCCACCGAATGATTATAGTAAATATCAACTGTTGATTGAAGACCTCAGGAATAAG ATCATTTCTGAGAGCACTGCAAACGCCCAGCTGCTCTTGCAGATCGACAATGCGAGACTGGCTGCCGAAGACTTCAGAATGAA ATATGAAAATGAGCTGGCCCTGTGCCAGAACGTGGAGGCTGACATCAACGGTCTGCGCAAGGTGCTGGACGAGATGACCCTGGCCAGAGCCGACCTGGAGATGCAGATCGAGACCCTGAATGAGGAGCTGGCCTACCGGAAGAAGAATCACGAAGAG GAGCTCCAAAGCTTCCGGGCCGGCGGCCCAGGCCAGGTCAGCGTAGAAATGGACGCTGCCCCCGGAGTGGACCTCACGAGCCTCCTTAACGACATGCGGGGGCAGTATGAAGCCGTAGCCCAGCAGAATCGGGAGGATGCGGAAGCCTGGTTCATTGAAAAG AGCGCCGAGCTCAGGAAGGAGATCAGCAGCAACACCGAGGAGCTTCAGTCCAGCAAGAGCGTGGTCACCGACCTGCGGCGCGTGCTTCAAACCCTGGAGATCGAGCTCCAGTCCCAGCTCGCCACG AAGAAATCCCTGGACGACTCGCTGGCCGAAACCGAGGGCGACTACTACAGCCAGCTGTCCCAGGTGCGGCAGCTCATCGGCAACGTGGAGGAGCAGCTGCTGCAAGTGCGCGGTGACGCCGAGCGCCAGAGCGCCGACTACCAGCTGTTGCTGAACATCAAGGCCCATCTGGAGCTGGAGATCGAGACCTACCGCCGCCTGCTGGACGGAGAAGCCCAAAG TGACTGTTTGGATGAAAGTTCCTCTGTGACAGCCTCCAACTCTCAAGCACCGTCAACTGATTCCTCCAAAG ACCCTACCAGAGCCCGAAAAATCAAGACAATTGTGCAGGAAGTGGTGAATGGTGAGGTGGTCTCCTCCCAAGTTCAGgaaattgaagaaataatataa